The Coffea arabica cultivar ET-39 chromosome 3c, Coffea Arabica ET-39 HiFi, whole genome shotgun sequence genome contains a region encoding:
- the LOC113734937 gene encoding flowering time control protein FPA — MPPPTSKSTSSLSSDGEAPASNNLWIGNLSPEVTDSELTALFEKHGPVDSITNYASRSYGFVYYKKIEDAKSAKEKLQGTILHGNPIKIEFAKPAKPCKSLWVAGISQSVSKEELEEEFTRFGKIQEFKFLRDRNTAYVDFSRLEDASQALKNMNGRRIGGDQIRVDFLRSQPSRREQLPDFRDAREGHFPNRSIGPPDTRWMAQESIQVGSKRHQFQSPGGRRGDGQPSKVLWISYPPSVQIDEDMLHNAMILFGEIERIKTFEDRNYAFVQFRSVDEARLAKEGLQGKLFSDPRISIEYSNSELAPNKDYLGNYPGTKGTRPDTYLNDVPFRHGQMDIISHDSGVLPPRGAPGPDGIMRPLGPQGNFDLQGGHHAHLGGPNWRRSSPAPGLLSSPSASLNLPNRSASSAWDVYDASQLQRESKRSRVEGTLQAHNSSFSARITDDQGLGLDEPYGLRTYAGSTDPLSNFEGRSHLSPVGMQISVGGLGKRIPEPDYVWRGIIAKGGSLICHARCVPIGEGISSEIPEVVNCTARTGLDLLTKHYADAVGFSIAFFLPDSEADFASYTEFLRYLGARNRAGVAKFDDGTTLFLVPPSDFLTNVLKVTGPERLYGVVLEFPQAASASSNIPPSLVQPQYVDAQQQASSLTGYNEIAQEEIGIQMGYNKVVPEDMKPPLKMLGSSLNSTPPINNAAVSQAGLKLTPDLIATLASIYQGNSKSSGSESSSVQSASTTLGPALNITPAPDKGLPQGWQHERQVPEQAGYVTQQFNSQFHSQAQFIPQVHAYPVVSNTLNLPAQGALGYSQIQDRGFNMQPQGAVSSRPIASATPSQGQVSALSNVDQQHQLGMPHDPLKGHGMAQGTDALRLYGSSVLHQPTNLVTLGSEINGPNVLQHASMPQTTEADVRNQVQEHHSALQGAGQDTSETEEEKNRRYQSTLLFAVNLLNRVQQPPGTQAGQGSGS; from the exons ATGCCGCCGCCGACGAGCAAATCAACGTCGTCGCTGTCTTCCGACGGGGAGGCGCCGGCATCGAACAATCTCTGGATCGGTAATCTATCCCCTGAAGTTACCGATTCGGAATTGACGGCGCTCTTCGAAAAGCACGGGCCGGTCGATAGCATAACCAATTACGCATCTCGAAGCTATGGCTTCGTATATTATAAGAAAATTGAGGACGCCAAATCCGCCAAAGAAAAGCTTCAGGGCACAATTCTCCATGGGAACCCGATTAAGATCGAGTTCGCTAAACCG GCTAAACCATGTAAGAGCTTATGGGTGGCTGGAATAAGCCAATCTGTCTCAAAAGAAGAACTGGAAGAAGAATTTACAAGATTTGGTAAAATCCAGGAATTTAAATTTCTTAGAGACCGTAATACTGCATATGTCGACTTTTCTAGATTAGAAGATGCTTCTCAAGCGTTGAAGAATATGAATGGGAGGAGAATTGGTGGGGATCAGATACGTGTGGATTTTCTTCGATCACAACCTTCTAGAAGA GAGCAGTTACCTGATTTTCGTGATGCAAGGGAAGGACATTTCCCCAACAGGAGCATTGGCCCTCCAGATACACGATGGATGGCACAAGAGTCTATCCAAGTTGGGTCAAAACGACAT CAATTCCAGTCTCCAGGAGGGCGGAGGGGAGATGGTCAACCAAGCAAGGTCTTGTGGATAAGTTATCCTCCTTCAGTTCAGATTGATGAAGACATGTTGCATAATGCAATGATTCTGTTTGGTGAGATAGAAAGGATTAAAACTTTTGAAGACAGGAACTATGCGTTTGTACAATTTAGAAGTGTAGATGAAGCACGACTTGCAAAAGAAGGTTTGCAAGGCAAGCTTTTTAGTGATCCACGAATCTCAATTGAGTATTCAAACAGTGAACTTGCACCAAACAAAGATTACTTGGGGAATTATCCTGGAACCAAAGGGACAAGGCCAGATACGTACCTGAATGATGTTCCATTTAGGCATGGACAAATGGACATAATTAGTCATGATTCTGGAGTTTTGCCACCTCGTGGAGCCCCTGGACCTGATGGCATTATGAGGCCATTAGGTCCTCAAGGAAATTTTGATCTTCAAGGTGGTCATCACGCCCATTTGGGGGGTCCAAATTGGAGAAGATCTTCTCCTGCACCTGGCCTGCTGTCTTCACCTTCTGCCAGTCTCAATCTGCCAAATAGATCTGCATCAAGTGCTTGGGATGTCTATGATGCCAGCCAACTTCAGAGGGAGTCCAAAAGATCAAGGGTTGAGGGAACTTTGCAAGCTCACAATTCATCATTTTCTGCCAGAATAACTGATGACCAAGGGTTGGGTTTGGATGAACCATATGGGCTTCGTACATACGCAGGTTCTACAGATCCTCTTTCTAATTTTGAAGGAAGAAGTCATCTTAGCCCAGTTGGCATGCAAATTTCAGTTGGTGGACTAGGGAAGCGCATTCCTGAGCCTGATTATGTGTGGCGAGGGATTATTGCAAAAGGTGGCTCACTTATTTGCCATGCCCGTTGTGTTCCTATAGGGGAAGGTATCAGTTCTGAGAT TCCAGAGGTTGTTAATTGCACAGCTCGGACTGGGTTGGACTTGTTAACCAAGCATTATGCTGATGCGGTTGGTTTTAGTATCGCATTCTTCTTGCCTGACAGTGAAGCTGATTTTGCTTCATATACGGAGTTTTTGAGATACTTGGGAGCTAGAAATCGGGCTGGTGTTGCCAAGTTTGACGATGGCACCACCTTGTTCTTGGTGCCTCCATCTGATTTTCTGACCAATGTTCTTAAGGTTACGGGACCTGAAAGGCTTTATGGAGTTGTTTTAGAGTTTCCCCAAGCAGCTTCTGCTAGCTCAAATATTCCGCCGTCATTGGTTCAGCCGCAGTATGTGGATGCACAGCAGCAAGCTAGTTCTCTAACTGGATATAATGAGATAGCGCAGGAGGAAATTGGTATACAAATGGGTTATAACAAGGTAGTACCGGAAGATATGAAACCACCTCTGAAAATGTTGGGCTCCTCTTTGAATTCTACTCCGCCAATCAATAATGCTGCAGTTTCTCAAGCTGGACTTAAATTAACACCTGATCTTATTGCCACTCTAGCTTCTATATATCAGGGAAACAGTAAGTCATCTGGTTCAGAAAGTTCATCAGTACAGTCCGCTTCAACAACATTGGGCCCTGCATTAAATATTACCCCTGCACCTGATAAAGGACTTCCACAAGGGTGGCAGCATGAACGTCAAGTTCCTGAGCAAGCAGGTTATGTTACACAACAATTCAACAGCCAGTTTCATAGCCAAGCACAATTTATTCCACAAGTTCATGCTTATCCTGTGGTGTCAAACACCCTCAATCTTCCTGCTCAAGGTGCCCTTGGCTATAGCCAAATCCAAGATCGTGGTTTCAACATGCAACCTCAAGGTGCTGTGTCCTCTAGACCAATTGCCTCTGCAACCCCATCTCAAGGACAGGTTTCAGCCTTGTCTAATGTTGACCAGCAGCATCAACTTGGAATGCCCCATGATCCTCTGAAGGGGCATGGGATGGCACAGGGAACTGATGCATTGAGGTTGTATGGTTCATCAGTCCTTCACCAGCCTACAAATCTTGTAACATTGGGCAGTGAGATTAATGGTCCCAATGTCCTACAGCATGCTTCTATGCCACAAACTACTGAAGCTGATGTTAGGAATCAGGTGCAGGAGCATCATTCAGCTTTGCAAGGAGCAGGCCAGGATACATCTGAGACTGAGGAAGAAAAGAATAGACGCTATCAATCAACTTTATTATTTGCTGTCAATCTCCTTAACAGGGTGCAGCAACCACCTGGAACTCAGGCTGGGCAAGGTTCTGGCAGCTGA